The following proteins are encoded in a genomic region of Brachypodium distachyon strain Bd21 chromosome 1, Brachypodium_distachyon_v3.0, whole genome shotgun sequence:
- the LOC100823529 gene encoding U-box domain-containing protein 34 isoform X1, whose translation MASSSSSTGGDPQAKPVAVAVAVRGDGRASRRAARWAAANLALVPGRVVLVHVIPPVSFVPSPSGERVPVERMEPGVVEMYAQDRRERAQEVFLPFRRFCGRRSVETVVLEGDSVSEALARYAAESGVRNLVLGSACLSWFRRILRLQNLPTTVLKATPCSCNVFIVSRRQLTVKFANLSQTGKSNTYVRIQSISHRAYALIQRNWLQVKHSLHGLPDDETPKSSGVTSSDLCSQACSSLSTSTNAGRKTPGRAGDKEFDAIGQLKEFPCVSLSSTEGPKPIDDVAKLRKELQNTLMTYGEAHEDVVHAKKKIQVLSNDCSEDLKEVQDALRREELLKQTAAYEKSKHFRAITDTEMVKEAFTCEAYSKHKTESVANMMSTETGKVVDALLCTGKTCRRYLRHEIELATDNFSDAKKIGEGGYGIVYRCTLDHTEVAVKVIQQDSSDKIDEFFKEVEILSQLHHPNLVLLLGFCPEIGCLVYEYMENGSLEDQLINNKGCQPLHWFMRFQIIFEVARGLAFLHGTKPEPIVHRDLKPGNILLDKNYVSKIGDVGFAKLIADLVPDGFTEYRDTVIAGTLYYMDPEYQLTGTVRPKSDLFALGIIVLQLLTGKHPHGLILSAEEAIRKDTFSDILDQSQTDWPIAEAETLAKLGLRCTALKCRDRPNLESEVLPVLEDLLSRVTSSLKSRSPNVVVPSHFVCPILQEVMDDPYVAADGHTYEYRAIKAWLKKHKISPVTKHKLPNSSIIPSHSLHAAIQRWKSQSS comes from the exons atggcctcctcctcctcctccaccggcggcgaccCCCAGGCGAAGCCGGTGGCGGTCGCGGTGGCCGTGCGCGGGGACGGCCGCGCCAGCCGCCGGGCGGCCAGGTGGGCCGCCGCCAACCTCGCCCTCGTGCCCGGCCGCGTCGTGCTCGTCCACGTCATCCCGCCCGTCTCCTTCGTCCCCTCCCCAT CGGGAGAGAGGGTTCCGGTGGAGAGGATGGAGCCGGGGGTGGTGGAGATGTACGCGCAGGACCGGAGGGAGCGCGCCCAGGAGGTCTTCCTCCCCTTCCGCCGCTTCTGCGGCCGCAGAAGC GTCGAGACGGTGGTTCTGGAAGGGGACAGCGTCTCGGAGGCGCTGGCGAGGTACGCGGCGGAGTCCGGCGTCCGCAACCTGGTGCTTGGATCCGCTTGCCTCAGCTGGTTCAGGAG GATATTACGGCTCCAAAATTTGCCCACTACCGTGCTAAAAGCCACACCATGTTCCTGCAATGTATTCATTGTGTCCCGGCGCCAGTTAACTGTGAAATTTGCAAACCTTTCTCAAACAGGCA AGTCAAACACATATGTAAGGATCCAATCAATTAGTCATAGAGCATATGCCCTAATACAGAGGAACTGGTTGCAAGTCAAACATTCATTGCATGGCCTACCTGATGATGAGACACCAAAATCTTCTGGGGTTACTAGTTCTGACTTGTGCTCTCAAGCCTGCAGTTCTCTTAGCACTTCTACAAATGCAGGTCGAAAGACCCCAGGGAGAGCAGGGGACAAAGAATTTGATGCTATTGGGCAATTGAAGGAATTTCCTTGTGTCTCCTTAAGTTCTACTGAAGGG CCAAAACCTATAGATGATGTAGCAAAACTTAGGAAGGAGTTGCAGAATACGCTGATGACGTATGGCGAAGCTCATGAAGATGTTGTCCATGCTAAGAAAAAG ATCCAGGTACTTTCTAATGACTGTAGTGAAGATTTGAAGGAAGTGCAAGATGCACTACGGAGGGAGGAATTGTTGAAACAAACAGCTGCTTATGAGAAGAGCAAACATTTCAGAGCTATTACAGATACTGAGATGGTGAAAGAGGCCTTCACTTGTGAGGCTTATTCCAAGCACAAGACTGAATCAGTAGCTAACATGATGAGCACTGAGACAGGAAAGGTTGTGGATGCTCTTCTGTGTACAGGAAAAACTTGCAGGCGTTACTTGAGACATGAAATAGAGCTTGCCACTGACAACTTCTCTGATGCAAAGAAGATCGGCGAGGGAGGCTATGGGATTGTATACAGGTGCACCCTTGATCACACTGAAGTAGCTGTCAAGGTTATTCAGCAAGATTCCAGTGACAAGATCGATGAGTTCTTTAAAGAG GTTGAGATTCTCAGCCAACTTCACCATCCCAACTTGGTTTTGCTGCTTGGGTTTTGTCCTGAAATTGGATGTCTTGTCTATGAATACATGGAGAATGGAAGTCTAGAAGATCAACTTATTAACAACAAGGGGTGCCAACCGCTCCATTGGTTTATGCGCTTCCAAATTATTTTTGAGGTAGCTCGTGGGCTTGCTTTCTTGCATGGAACGAAACCAGAGCCCATTGTGCATCGTGATCTGAAGCCTGGAAACATTTTGCtggacaagaattatgtaagcAAAATAGGCGATGTAGGTTTTGCAAAGCTCATAGCAGATCTCGTGCCAGATGGTTTCACAGAATACAGAGACACTGTCATTGCTGGTACACTGTATTACATGGACCCTGAGTACCAGTTAACCGGGACAGTACGACCGAAATCAGATCTCTTTGCTTTGGGGATTATCGTTCTTCAACTACTAACTGGCAAGCATCCACATGGTCTTATACTTAGTGCAGAAGAGGCAATCCGAAAAGACACATTTTCAGATATCCTGGACCAATCTCAAACTGATTGGCCAATTGCTGAGGCAGAGACGTTGGCAAAACTGGGGCTGCGTTGCACGGCATTAAAATGCAGGGACAGGCCTAATCTAGAGTCGGAGGTGCTTCCAGTGCTTGAAGATCTTCTAAGCAGAGTTACCTCTTCTCTTAAGTCAAGAAGTCCAAACGTAGTTGTGCCAAGCCATTTTGTGTGCCCTATATTGCAG GAGGTAATGGATGATCCTTATGTTGCTGCCGACGGACATACCTATGAGTACAGGGCAATCAAAGCTTGGCTCAAGAAGCACAAGATCTCCCCAGTTACAAAGCATAAGCTTCCAAATTCATCCATAATTCCTAGCCATTCCTTGCATGCAGCAATACAGCGATGGAAGTCACAGTCATCTTAA
- the LOC100823529 gene encoding U-box domain-containing protein 34 isoform X3, with protein sequence MASSSSSTGGDPQAKPVAVAVAVRGDGRASRRAARWAAANLALVPGRVVLVHVIPPVSFVPSPSGERVPVERMEPGVVEMYAQDRRERAQEVFLPFRRFCGRRSVETVVLEGDSVSEALARYAAESGVRNLVLGSACLSWFRRILRLQNLPTTVLKATPCSCNVFIVSRRQLTVKFANLSQTGSRKTPGRAGDKEFDAIGQLKEFPCVSLSSTEGPKPIDDVAKLRKELQNTLMTYGEAHEDVVHAKKKIQVLSNDCSEDLKEVQDALRREELLKQTAAYEKSKHFRAITDTEMVKEAFTCEAYSKHKTESVANMMSTETGKVVDALLCTGKTCRRYLRHEIELATDNFSDAKKIGEGGYGIVYRCTLDHTEVAVKVIQQDSSDKIDEFFKEVEILSQLHHPNLVLLLGFCPEIGCLVYEYMENGSLEDQLINNKGCQPLHWFMRFQIIFEVARGLAFLHGTKPEPIVHRDLKPGNILLDKNYVSKIGDVGFAKLIADLVPDGFTEYRDTVIAGTLYYMDPEYQLTGTVRPKSDLFALGIIVLQLLTGKHPHGLILSAEEAIRKDTFSDILDQSQTDWPIAEAETLAKLGLRCTALKCRDRPNLESEVLPVLEDLLSRVTSSLKSRSPNVVVPSHFVCPILQEVMDDPYVAADGHTYEYRAIKAWLKKHKISPVTKHKLPNSSIIPSHSLHAAIQRWKSQSS encoded by the exons atggcctcctcctcctcctccaccggcggcgaccCCCAGGCGAAGCCGGTGGCGGTCGCGGTGGCCGTGCGCGGGGACGGCCGCGCCAGCCGCCGGGCGGCCAGGTGGGCCGCCGCCAACCTCGCCCTCGTGCCCGGCCGCGTCGTGCTCGTCCACGTCATCCCGCCCGTCTCCTTCGTCCCCTCCCCAT CGGGAGAGAGGGTTCCGGTGGAGAGGATGGAGCCGGGGGTGGTGGAGATGTACGCGCAGGACCGGAGGGAGCGCGCCCAGGAGGTCTTCCTCCCCTTCCGCCGCTTCTGCGGCCGCAGAAGC GTCGAGACGGTGGTTCTGGAAGGGGACAGCGTCTCGGAGGCGCTGGCGAGGTACGCGGCGGAGTCCGGCGTCCGCAACCTGGTGCTTGGATCCGCTTGCCTCAGCTGGTTCAGGAG GATATTACGGCTCCAAAATTTGCCCACTACCGTGCTAAAAGCCACACCATGTTCCTGCAATGTATTCATTGTGTCCCGGCGCCAGTTAACTGTGAAATTTGCAAACCTTTCTCAAACAGGCA GTCGAAAGACCCCAGGGAGAGCAGGGGACAAAGAATTTGATGCTATTGGGCAATTGAAGGAATTTCCTTGTGTCTCCTTAAGTTCTACTGAAGGG CCAAAACCTATAGATGATGTAGCAAAACTTAGGAAGGAGTTGCAGAATACGCTGATGACGTATGGCGAAGCTCATGAAGATGTTGTCCATGCTAAGAAAAAG ATCCAGGTACTTTCTAATGACTGTAGTGAAGATTTGAAGGAAGTGCAAGATGCACTACGGAGGGAGGAATTGTTGAAACAAACAGCTGCTTATGAGAAGAGCAAACATTTCAGAGCTATTACAGATACTGAGATGGTGAAAGAGGCCTTCACTTGTGAGGCTTATTCCAAGCACAAGACTGAATCAGTAGCTAACATGATGAGCACTGAGACAGGAAAGGTTGTGGATGCTCTTCTGTGTACAGGAAAAACTTGCAGGCGTTACTTGAGACATGAAATAGAGCTTGCCACTGACAACTTCTCTGATGCAAAGAAGATCGGCGAGGGAGGCTATGGGATTGTATACAGGTGCACCCTTGATCACACTGAAGTAGCTGTCAAGGTTATTCAGCAAGATTCCAGTGACAAGATCGATGAGTTCTTTAAAGAG GTTGAGATTCTCAGCCAACTTCACCATCCCAACTTGGTTTTGCTGCTTGGGTTTTGTCCTGAAATTGGATGTCTTGTCTATGAATACATGGAGAATGGAAGTCTAGAAGATCAACTTATTAACAACAAGGGGTGCCAACCGCTCCATTGGTTTATGCGCTTCCAAATTATTTTTGAGGTAGCTCGTGGGCTTGCTTTCTTGCATGGAACGAAACCAGAGCCCATTGTGCATCGTGATCTGAAGCCTGGAAACATTTTGCtggacaagaattatgtaagcAAAATAGGCGATGTAGGTTTTGCAAAGCTCATAGCAGATCTCGTGCCAGATGGTTTCACAGAATACAGAGACACTGTCATTGCTGGTACACTGTATTACATGGACCCTGAGTACCAGTTAACCGGGACAGTACGACCGAAATCAGATCTCTTTGCTTTGGGGATTATCGTTCTTCAACTACTAACTGGCAAGCATCCACATGGTCTTATACTTAGTGCAGAAGAGGCAATCCGAAAAGACACATTTTCAGATATCCTGGACCAATCTCAAACTGATTGGCCAATTGCTGAGGCAGAGACGTTGGCAAAACTGGGGCTGCGTTGCACGGCATTAAAATGCAGGGACAGGCCTAATCTAGAGTCGGAGGTGCTTCCAGTGCTTGAAGATCTTCTAAGCAGAGTTACCTCTTCTCTTAAGTCAAGAAGTCCAAACGTAGTTGTGCCAAGCCATTTTGTGTGCCCTATATTGCAG GAGGTAATGGATGATCCTTATGTTGCTGCCGACGGACATACCTATGAGTACAGGGCAATCAAAGCTTGGCTCAAGAAGCACAAGATCTCCCCAGTTACAAAGCATAAGCTTCCAAATTCATCCATAATTCCTAGCCATTCCTTGCATGCAGCAATACAGCGATGGAAGTCACAGTCATCTTAA
- the LOC100823529 gene encoding U-box domain-containing protein 34 isoform X2 encodes MASSSSSTGGDPQAKPVAVAVAVRGDGRASRRAARWAAANLALVPGRVVLVHVIPPVSFVPSPSGERVPVERMEPGVVEMYAQDRRERAQEVETVVLEGDSVSEALARYAAESGVRNLVLGSACLSWFRRILRLQNLPTTVLKATPCSCNVFIVSRRQLTVKFANLSQTGKSNTYVRIQSISHRAYALIQRNWLQVKHSLHGLPDDETPKSSGVTSSDLCSQACSSLSTSTNAGRKTPGRAGDKEFDAIGQLKEFPCVSLSSTEGPKPIDDVAKLRKELQNTLMTYGEAHEDVVHAKKKIQVLSNDCSEDLKEVQDALRREELLKQTAAYEKSKHFRAITDTEMVKEAFTCEAYSKHKTESVANMMSTETGKVVDALLCTGKTCRRYLRHEIELATDNFSDAKKIGEGGYGIVYRCTLDHTEVAVKVIQQDSSDKIDEFFKEVEILSQLHHPNLVLLLGFCPEIGCLVYEYMENGSLEDQLINNKGCQPLHWFMRFQIIFEVARGLAFLHGTKPEPIVHRDLKPGNILLDKNYVSKIGDVGFAKLIADLVPDGFTEYRDTVIAGTLYYMDPEYQLTGTVRPKSDLFALGIIVLQLLTGKHPHGLILSAEEAIRKDTFSDILDQSQTDWPIAEAETLAKLGLRCTALKCRDRPNLESEVLPVLEDLLSRVTSSLKSRSPNVVVPSHFVCPILQEVMDDPYVAADGHTYEYRAIKAWLKKHKISPVTKHKLPNSSIIPSHSLHAAIQRWKSQSS; translated from the exons atggcctcctcctcctcctccaccggcggcgaccCCCAGGCGAAGCCGGTGGCGGTCGCGGTGGCCGTGCGCGGGGACGGCCGCGCCAGCCGCCGGGCGGCCAGGTGGGCCGCCGCCAACCTCGCCCTCGTGCCCGGCCGCGTCGTGCTCGTCCACGTCATCCCGCCCGTCTCCTTCGTCCCCTCCCCAT CGGGAGAGAGGGTTCCGGTGGAGAGGATGGAGCCGGGGGTGGTGGAGATGTACGCGCAGGACCGGAGGGAGCGCGCCCAGGAG GTCGAGACGGTGGTTCTGGAAGGGGACAGCGTCTCGGAGGCGCTGGCGAGGTACGCGGCGGAGTCCGGCGTCCGCAACCTGGTGCTTGGATCCGCTTGCCTCAGCTGGTTCAGGAG GATATTACGGCTCCAAAATTTGCCCACTACCGTGCTAAAAGCCACACCATGTTCCTGCAATGTATTCATTGTGTCCCGGCGCCAGTTAACTGTGAAATTTGCAAACCTTTCTCAAACAGGCA AGTCAAACACATATGTAAGGATCCAATCAATTAGTCATAGAGCATATGCCCTAATACAGAGGAACTGGTTGCAAGTCAAACATTCATTGCATGGCCTACCTGATGATGAGACACCAAAATCTTCTGGGGTTACTAGTTCTGACTTGTGCTCTCAAGCCTGCAGTTCTCTTAGCACTTCTACAAATGCAGGTCGAAAGACCCCAGGGAGAGCAGGGGACAAAGAATTTGATGCTATTGGGCAATTGAAGGAATTTCCTTGTGTCTCCTTAAGTTCTACTGAAGGG CCAAAACCTATAGATGATGTAGCAAAACTTAGGAAGGAGTTGCAGAATACGCTGATGACGTATGGCGAAGCTCATGAAGATGTTGTCCATGCTAAGAAAAAG ATCCAGGTACTTTCTAATGACTGTAGTGAAGATTTGAAGGAAGTGCAAGATGCACTACGGAGGGAGGAATTGTTGAAACAAACAGCTGCTTATGAGAAGAGCAAACATTTCAGAGCTATTACAGATACTGAGATGGTGAAAGAGGCCTTCACTTGTGAGGCTTATTCCAAGCACAAGACTGAATCAGTAGCTAACATGATGAGCACTGAGACAGGAAAGGTTGTGGATGCTCTTCTGTGTACAGGAAAAACTTGCAGGCGTTACTTGAGACATGAAATAGAGCTTGCCACTGACAACTTCTCTGATGCAAAGAAGATCGGCGAGGGAGGCTATGGGATTGTATACAGGTGCACCCTTGATCACACTGAAGTAGCTGTCAAGGTTATTCAGCAAGATTCCAGTGACAAGATCGATGAGTTCTTTAAAGAG GTTGAGATTCTCAGCCAACTTCACCATCCCAACTTGGTTTTGCTGCTTGGGTTTTGTCCTGAAATTGGATGTCTTGTCTATGAATACATGGAGAATGGAAGTCTAGAAGATCAACTTATTAACAACAAGGGGTGCCAACCGCTCCATTGGTTTATGCGCTTCCAAATTATTTTTGAGGTAGCTCGTGGGCTTGCTTTCTTGCATGGAACGAAACCAGAGCCCATTGTGCATCGTGATCTGAAGCCTGGAAACATTTTGCtggacaagaattatgtaagcAAAATAGGCGATGTAGGTTTTGCAAAGCTCATAGCAGATCTCGTGCCAGATGGTTTCACAGAATACAGAGACACTGTCATTGCTGGTACACTGTATTACATGGACCCTGAGTACCAGTTAACCGGGACAGTACGACCGAAATCAGATCTCTTTGCTTTGGGGATTATCGTTCTTCAACTACTAACTGGCAAGCATCCACATGGTCTTATACTTAGTGCAGAAGAGGCAATCCGAAAAGACACATTTTCAGATATCCTGGACCAATCTCAAACTGATTGGCCAATTGCTGAGGCAGAGACGTTGGCAAAACTGGGGCTGCGTTGCACGGCATTAAAATGCAGGGACAGGCCTAATCTAGAGTCGGAGGTGCTTCCAGTGCTTGAAGATCTTCTAAGCAGAGTTACCTCTTCTCTTAAGTCAAGAAGTCCAAACGTAGTTGTGCCAAGCCATTTTGTGTGCCCTATATTGCAG GAGGTAATGGATGATCCTTATGTTGCTGCCGACGGACATACCTATGAGTACAGGGCAATCAAAGCTTGGCTCAAGAAGCACAAGATCTCCCCAGTTACAAAGCATAAGCTTCCAAATTCATCCATAATTCCTAGCCATTCCTTGCATGCAGCAATACAGCGATGGAAGTCACAGTCATCTTAA
- the LOC100831217 gene encoding (S)-coclaurine N-methyltransferase isoform X2, translated as MPIAIETDKAKTQHYELPTTFFKLVLGRNLKYSSCYFPDDSSTLEDAEVAMMELYCKRAQIQDGQSILDVGCGWGSLSLYIAKKHKNCSVTGICNSTTQKAFIEEKCRENELSNVEIIVADISKFEMERSFDRIISIEMFEHMKNYKALLKKISMWMKEDSLLFVHYFCHKTFAYHFEDNNDDDWITRYFFTGGTMPSANLLLYFQEDVSVVNHWLVSGTHYARTSEEWLKRMDKNITFIKPIFEKTYGKESATKWIAYWRTFFISVAELFGYNNGDEWMVAHHLFRKK; from the exons ATGCCTATTGCAATTGAAACGGACAAAGCTAAAACCCAACACTATGAGTTGCCGACCACGTTCTTCAAGCTAGTTCTTGGAAGAAACCTCAAATACAG TTCCTGCTACTTCCCTGATGATTCAAGCACCCTAGAAGATGCTGAGGTTGCAATGATGGAACTCTATTGTAAGAGGGCACAGATTCAAGATGGGCAAAGCATCCTTGACGTGGGATGCGGATGGGGATCCCTTTCTCTGTACATAGCAAAGAAACATAAGAATTGCAGCGTTACAGGGATATGCAACTCAACAACACAGAAGGCTTTTATTGAAGAGAAGTGTAG GGAAAATGAGCTATCAAATGTTGAGATAATTGTGGCAGACATCAGCAAATTTGAGATGGAGCGTTCTTTTGACAGGATCATATCCATAGAGATGTTTGAG CATATGAAAAACTACAAGGCCCTTCTTAAGAAGATATCCATGTGGATGAAAGAGGACAGCTTATTATTTGTCCACTACTTCTGCCACAAGACATTTGCGTACCACTTTGAG GACAATAATGATGATGATTGGATCACAAGATATTTCTTCACTGGAGGAACAATGCCATCCGCAAACCTTCTGCTCTACTTTCAG GAAGATGTATCTGTGGTCAATCATTGGCTTGTCAGTGGCACACATTATGCTAGAACAAG TGAGGAGTGGCTGAAGCGCATGGACAAGAACATCACGTTCATAAAGCCAATCTTTGAAAAAACTTATGGGAAGGAATCTGCTACCAAATGGATTGCTTATTGGCGTACATTCTTCATCTCAGTTGCTGAACTTTTCGGATACAACAATGGCGATGAATGGATGGTTGCACACCACTTGTTCCGGAAGAAATAA
- the LOC100831217 gene encoding (S)-coclaurine N-methyltransferase isoform X1, with amino-acid sequence MAAAVVLARTYEAAARSALAALERNLLPDALTRRLTRLLLAQRLRLGYLPSAPLQLQQLLLFAHSLEDMPIAIETDKAKTQHYELPTTFFKLVLGRNLKYSSCYFPDDSSTLEDAEVAMMELYCKRAQIQDGQSILDVGCGWGSLSLYIAKKHKNCSVTGICNSTTQKAFIEEKCRENELSNVEIIVADISKFEMERSFDRIISIEMFEHMKNYKALLKKISMWMKEDSLLFVHYFCHKTFAYHFEDNNDDDWITRYFFTGGTMPSANLLLYFQEDVSVVNHWLVSGTHYARTSEEWLKRMDKNITFIKPIFEKTYGKESATKWIAYWRTFFISVAELFGYNNGDEWMVAHHLFRKK; translated from the exons atggcggcggcggttgtgTTAGCGCGGACgtacgaggcggcggcgcggtccgCTCTGGCGGCGCTGGAGCGCAACCTCCTCCCCGACGCGCTCACCCGGCGGCTGACGCGCCTCCTGCTCGcccagcgcctccgcctcggctACCTCCCCTCCGCGCCGCTCCAGCTGCAGCAACTCCTCCTCTTCGCCCACT CTCTTGAAGACATGCCTATTGCAATTGAAACGGACAAAGCTAAAACCCAACACTATGAGTTGCCGACCACGTTCTTCAAGCTAGTTCTTGGAAGAAACCTCAAATACAG TTCCTGCTACTTCCCTGATGATTCAAGCACCCTAGAAGATGCTGAGGTTGCAATGATGGAACTCTATTGTAAGAGGGCACAGATTCAAGATGGGCAAAGCATCCTTGACGTGGGATGCGGATGGGGATCCCTTTCTCTGTACATAGCAAAGAAACATAAGAATTGCAGCGTTACAGGGATATGCAACTCAACAACACAGAAGGCTTTTATTGAAGAGAAGTGTAG GGAAAATGAGCTATCAAATGTTGAGATAATTGTGGCAGACATCAGCAAATTTGAGATGGAGCGTTCTTTTGACAGGATCATATCCATAGAGATGTTTGAG CATATGAAAAACTACAAGGCCCTTCTTAAGAAGATATCCATGTGGATGAAAGAGGACAGCTTATTATTTGTCCACTACTTCTGCCACAAGACATTTGCGTACCACTTTGAG GACAATAATGATGATGATTGGATCACAAGATATTTCTTCACTGGAGGAACAATGCCATCCGCAAACCTTCTGCTCTACTTTCAG GAAGATGTATCTGTGGTCAATCATTGGCTTGTCAGTGGCACACATTATGCTAGAACAAG TGAGGAGTGGCTGAAGCGCATGGACAAGAACATCACGTTCATAAAGCCAATCTTTGAAAAAACTTATGGGAAGGAATCTGCTACCAAATGGATTGCTTATTGGCGTACATTCTTCATCTCAGTTGCTGAACTTTTCGGATACAACAATGGCGATGAATGGATGGTTGCACACCACTTGTTCCGGAAGAAATAA
- the LOC100824142 gene encoding uncharacterized protein LOC100824142: MQSQEASESPAPATEAPREAGASGDESPASASASMEENERQIPVDPVSLRQLGMVMTDADSPLSAPSVLTEMVAQSSSPLRRPTFVGASLPCSAASSPVHSAAKREDDRIPVMPATRPSLATVTALRSLARQHSAALAHYVASPSPSAAPVALTRSASRAEGRSMAPHDDEDDVGTGVPEQEESFTCGALCMFIPGFSRRKQPGAAGAAAAAVVSSVQRQQSATARRSRSSVVSRLASLERFECGSWSPAPPPPPPQPATVVTAAHDVVASFALGAAKVSSCAAYDDDADAPVKMAFVFDGEPMAPRGVLMMKKSASQRQEPVMKTMAACGGEPRGILKKSASTRQLQKQDSDSAATPCRPSSASQRHVRFSTASPSSSPCITPRLARARAEFNAFMEAQMA, encoded by the coding sequence ATGCAGTCCCAGGAGGCCTCGGAATCGCCAGCGCCAGCAACAGAGGCCCCACGAGAGGCCGGAGCTTCGGGAGACGAGAgcccggcgtcggcgtcggcgtccatGGAGGAGAACGAGCGGCAAATCCCCGTGGACCCGGTGTCGCTGCGGCAGCTGGGCATGGTAATGACCGACGCGGACTCGCCGCTCTCGGCGCCGTCCGTGCTCACGGAGATGGTGGCGCAGTCGTCGTCCCCGCTCCGCCGGCCCACCTTCGTCGGTGCCAGCCtcccctgctccgccgcctcctcccctgtCCACAGCGCAGCCAAGCGGGAAGACGATCGTATCCCAGTGATGCCGGCCACGCGGCCCAGCCTCGCCACGGTCACCGCCCTGCGCTCCCTCGCCCGGCAGCactccgccgcgctcgcccACTACGTCGcgtccccgtccccgtccGCGGCGCCGGTCGCGCTCACCAGGAGCGCGTCGCGCGCCGAGGGGAGGTCCATGGCGCCgcacgacgacgaggacgacgtcgGGACTGGTGTTCCGGAGCAGGAGGAGAGCTTCACGTGCGGCGCGCTGTGCATGTTCATCCCGGGCTTCTCCAGGAGGAAGCAGCcgggcgcggcaggagccgccgccgctgccgtcgtgTCGAGCGTGCAGAGGCAGCAGTCGGCCACGGCGAGGCGGTCGCGGAGCAGCGTCGTGTCAAGGCTGGCGTCGCTGGAGAGGTTCGAGTGCGGGTCATGGAGCCcggcgcccccgcccccgccgccgcagcctgcCACGGTCGTCACGGCCGCGCACGACGTCGTGGCGAGCTTCGCGCTGGGGGCGGCCAAGGTCAGCAGCTGCGCGGCGTACGATGACGATGCGGACGCGCCGGTCAAGATGGCGTTCGTGTTCGACGGCGAGCCGATGGCTCCGAGGGGCGTCCTGATGATGAAGAAGTCGGCGTCGCAGCGGCAGGAGCCGGTCATGAAGACGATGGCTgcctgcggcggcgagccgaGGGGGATCCTGAAGAAGTCGGCGTCGACGCGGCAGCTGCAGAAGCAGGACTCGGACTCGGCGGCAACCCCTTGCAggccgtcgtcggcgtcgcagCGGCACGTCAGGTTCTCGACGGCGTCCCCGTCGTCGTCCCCCTGCATCACGCCGCGCCTGGCGAGGGCCAGGGCGGAGTTCAACGCCTTCATGGAGGCGCAGATGGCCTAG
- the LOC100824450 gene encoding dehydrin DHN3, whose product MEYQGQHGQATNRVDEYGNPVAGHGSTTAGIGTGAAAGGHFQPSREEHKTGGILHRSGSSSSSSSEDDGMGGRRKKGIKDKIKEKLPGGGHKDGQQTTATGGTYGQQTGHTGVAGTGAHGTGTGTGGTYGQHGHTGVTGTGTDGTGEKKGIMDKIKEKLPGQH is encoded by the exons ATGGAGTACCAGGGCCAGCACGGTCAGGCGACAAACCGCGTGGACGAGTACGGCAACCCGGTGGCCGGAcacggcagcacgacggccgGCATCGGCAccggcgcggccgccggcgggcaTTTCCAGCCTTCGAGGGAGGAGCACAAGACCGGCGGGATCCTTCACCGCTccggcagctccagctccagctcg TCTGAGGACGATGGCATGGgcggaaggaggaagaaggggatcaaggATAAGATCAAGGAGAAGCTCCCTGGTGGTGGCCACAAAGACGGGCAGCAGACCACGGCGACCGGTGGCACCTACGGGCAGCAAACAGGCCATACTGGGGTTGCTGGCACCGGGGCGCAtggcaccggcaccggcaccggcggcacTTACGGGCAGCATGGGCACACCGGGGTGACCGGAACTGGGACCGACGGCACCGGCGAGAAGAAGGGCATCATGGACAAGATTAAGGAGAAGCTGCCTGGCCAGCACTGA